Within Wyeomyia smithii strain HCP4-BCI-WySm-NY-G18 chromosome 2, ASM2978416v1, whole genome shotgun sequence, the genomic segment aacaaaaagatgcatatttgcaaggttttatccgccagcagcagcattttgtaaaacagaaaattcaattagccgcttctattacacaatttcgaggcaccaaaaggggccagttgccgaatatatccttgtttttggttagtccgtccagaaatctttcaagatagcgtccgtatgtaaccggtacggtttagtaatgaaactgatggggtgaaatgttcgaacgatacgttttataccaaggcttcgtcagataattagaaagaaggaggggctacatagatgatggaatggtagagacaaatgtttcttgaaagctgcgccggccgctgtcgtaatattaacaccaacacaaacatgcatttttgcaaagttttttccgctagcaacagcacttggtgaacagaaaattcaattagccgcttctgtaacgaaatttcgaggcaccaaaaggtaccagttgccgattattctcgtttactggtagtacgtccagaattccagccattttagtattttgcagtgccatttattaccaacagccaccagcataacaggtgaaaccggcacgagatgaccggtactcttttgtctttcctcctttcagctgctaacacctagcgtccacatgtcactggtgcggttttggaatcaaaatgatggggcgccggccgctgtcgtaaaattaacaccaacaaaaagattcatatttgcaaggttttatccgccagcagcagcattttgtaaaacaggaaattcaattagccgcttctattacacaatttcgaggcaccaaaaggggccagttgccgaatatatccttgtttttggttagtccgtccagaaatctttcaagatagcgtccgtatgtaaccggtacggtttagtaatgaaactgatggggtgaaatgttcgaacgatacgttttataccaaggcttcgtcagataattagaaagaaggaggggctacatagatgatggaatggtagagacaaatgtttcttgaaagctgcgccggccgctgtcgtaatattaataccaacacaaacatgcatttttgcaaggtttttttccgctagcagcagcatttggtaaaacagaaaattcaattagccgcttctgtgcCAAAAtttgccagttgccgattatattgttgctttctggttagtccgtccaggattccagccatttaagtgttttgcagtagccatttactactaaaagccaccagcattacgggtgaaaccggcacgatatgaccggtactcttttgtctttcctcctttcagctgctatcacctagcgtccgcatgtcactggtgcggttttggaattaaaatgatggggcgccggccgctttcgtaaaattaacaccaacaaaacgatggatatttgcaaggtttttaccgctagcagcagcataaacatcggaaacagaaagtgacaacaacaataacaacaaagtcagatcgattgtatccgttagtgtcgactgtgcttgggaagagaggtagtgattggctgcgcggtatgatttagacaatcgatattgattaccaatttttcaatagtgaatCTCAGAAAATAGTTAGTTTttattacataaatttaaccgtaaaagaatttctgatcgattgatgccaaaatctcgaaaacctgattatagatgactgcaaaataagcgctcaaaacctgaccacttttcccaggttttccctggttgaattactagattttcaaattcaggggcctaacttcgatatagacgttagtcaacgtcaaaagattAACGGAAACAGGAACCAAAACGTGtctgcccctgtcatgtgcaacgacagAGAGGGAAACTTGATTACTGATAATCCAGGCCGATGGCCAGGCGTTGGAGACAACatttcagtgtgctgttgaacgacGAGGAAGATAGAGGGATTAAAGTTAAGAATGATGACATGCTGTTGATTCACCATTCATGGACGAGATGAAAAAACAGTCAGTTGAAaagctgaagaactgcaaggcagctgggaaagACGGTATTTCCGCTGAGCTATTCAAATTCAGGAACAAACAGCTTTATTGTGCTATCCATCGGATCATACTGAAAAAGTGGTATGATGAATTGCCCTCGGGATATGCCCAATCTACAAAAACGGtcactgtagtaattatcggactgtagtaattatcggggcatagtTCTTCTCAGTACGGTGTACAAACTCCCGCATCCTATTTCACAGAccgaggccgttgcaggaaacctTTTAATACCAATGTATAAATTtcaagaattcaacttgcagactcactatctgttcatagactttagggcagcgtacgattcggtTAAAATCAATGAGTTATGGCAGGTATTGCTCGAACagggttttccaacaaaactaattagactGATTCGTTCCAACCTTAATGGTTCCACATCAAACGTTAGAGTAGCTGGTGAGATATCGGACACTTTgctgacgttagatggtttcaAGCAGGGTGACGAtatgtcaaacttattgttcaacatcgctttggaaggagATATACGAAGGGCGTGCAGAGAGGTGGCACTACCATGGCGAAGTCTCACATAATCTTAGATTTTGCGGCGGATATCGAAATCATTGgtattaaccgtagagcagcgGATGAGGCCTCCcgaaagggaagctgcgagaataggcCTTGTAATAAACTtttccaaaacaaagtacatagTGGCAGGCAGAAAGCATGGTAGCTCGGCGGTGGTGATAGTTGGGTAATCGTTTGAAGTAAACGACAAATTTAATTTTCCTGGGTACACTGGTGAAGTACGACAATGAGGTTAGATAAAGAGGCGGAAAGCTACCGCAAACGGATTGTGTAACCAACTGAGGTCTCGAGGCCTGTAAACCTATACAAAACTAGTACTGTGGCATGACAACGTATTGTGGATTCGACACTGAgccgataatcggtctgtctcCGTCATATTAGGTAAGTAAGCAAGTTAGTAAGGAACGTTTTGGCTAGTGGCAGAAAAAGAATAACTACTTCAACTAACTAATTTGGGGCGCTAATTAGTGCCATTGGCATGTCATAATACGATAGTGGTTTAACATTCCTGCGAACGTGGTACCAAAATTCAACTCATACTGGAAAACTCTTATAACTTtaagatatgtttttttttaaattaatattcCCGTGATGATCAAAActggaaaaacaataattttaaaaatacacaaaattcaACAGGTTCAGCAGGTTGTATGTATTTTTACATGCAGGAGAGCTTCATTTACTCCTCTGCTTTCAGTTTGCTGCAAAACTGATTATGATTTTGTAATACTAGATGCACAAACTAATATagagacaaatcgcgcgaaatgaccgatggtcgaatatcgaatATCGAATATCGAACGTcttaagacatggcctgcataacgtggttccgccaattcactcggtccatggctgcctgcctccagttccgcgggcacccggtactttgcagatcgtgctccatctggtccacccatcttgctcgttgcgcccctcgccttctcgttcccgccggatttgaagcgaacaccaattttgcagggtagctatccggcattctagctacatgccctgcccagcgtatccttccagctttagccactttctgaatactgggttcaccgtcgaggcgcgcaagctcgtggttcatcctacgcctccacactccgttctcctgcacaccgccaaagatggttcttagcacccgacgtttAAAAACTCCGAGTtctcgcaagtcctcctcgagcattgtccacgtctcatgcccgtagagaacgaccggtcttattagccttttgtacaggatacacttggtgcgaagactcaaATTATGCGACCGTatttttttatggagcccatagtaggcacgacttccactgataatacgtctccttatctcccggctggtatcgttattctcagttaccagagagccgaggtacacaaactcgtcgaccacctcgaactcatccccgtcgattgttaccgtattgcctaggcgtgccctgtcgtgctcggacccacctgcaagcatatacttagtttttgacgaATTAATCTAcagtccgatcctatctgcttcacgtttcagtcgggtatactggtctgccaccgtctcaaattttctgccgacaatatccacgtcatccgcaaagcaaataaattgacctgatctgttaaaaatcgtgccccgcatgtcgaACCCtgctcgtctcataacaccctctagcgcgacgttaaacaataagcaggagagaccaccaccttgtcggagccccctgtgagactcTAATGGGTtcgacgttccacccgaaattctcacacaacacttcacatcctccatcgtagccttgatcagtcttgtcagcttccccgggaagccgttttcgtctagaattttccatacctcttgtcggtttattgaatcgtatgcggctttaaaatcgacgaaaagatggtgtgtagggactctaaactcacggcacttttggaggatctgcctccattcttatccctacacatttcggctcgtgggacaaagcctctgTGGGATTtgttgagtttttggtagaactttcgtgtttcgtgtgtgcggtgcagctgctcgagttcatcacattcctcctcttcctggcgacgctttttttccttggagagttggacttgctgcctccgtttcagtctatatcgctccacattctgacgggtggctctacgcagcattgttgcccgcgctgcgttcttctcgtccaaaatctgccgacattcttcgtcaaaccactcgttacgtcgattcggttgcacgtgtcccaggacttcctccgcagcactgctgatagcttttttcacggcattccagcgatctcctagaggggcttcttcaagctctccctcttctggcagtgcagcttcgagcgatgacgcgtactgtgttgcgatgtcgtgttgcttcagtcgcgcgagattataccgtggcgggcAACGGTACTgtatgttattcacaacggatagtttttggcgtatcttaaccatcactatGTAGTGATCTgaatcgatgttagcgcctcgatgtgatctgacatcgataatgtccgagaaatgccgaccatctatcaaaacgtggtcgatttgtgtttctgttctattcggtgatctccaggtgagtctatggtggaggctatgctgaaagaaggtgctacgtatggccatgttcttggaggtggcgaagtcgattagtctaaggccattttcattcgtcagctggtgtgcactgaatcgtccaatcaccggtctgtactcctcctcctggccaacctgagcgttgtaatccccgatgatgatcttgacatcatgttttgggcagcgatcatattcactctccaactacGCGTAgaatttttgaataattaattatctacaattttgtcgaagacgtcacaccaatcaaacgaaccgaagtgcttttttttattttatactcattttttcacaatattatgaaccaccctatgccgaataaatgaatcACCCTAATTAAACATAATGTATTCTATGCTTGTTATAGTGTacatcattatacaagctatttcgagagactagtgatcaatttcaaaacataaattctaagcattttgaactccgccttccacaattgaaaaaacgactaagtcccagagagtagatttttgcaaaaaaaaatttttcagatgacaccaattctcgacgtttcatgcatttttaagtcctttggcatcaaaaaaaaaaaatttcgaaaaccgaaatttcacataccccccttgggtgatttgtcggttttcaaaaaagccaaacttcaatcgctttgcgccacgccattttaagtccgattgagctgaaattttgcacagggtgtttttttcgagcaggtgaacattttgtatagggttttttttttttttgaaattctagatgaccattttggctggcacccaaacatatatattctaaaaattttgtatggaccgtgaacattacacatacccccccaaagctgtccacgtggtatgtggatggccccttaggtaAATTACGCAACTTAGGattttatttcaacaatttttgttttattttgtatgATCGGAAAATCTTGAGACCATTTCAACTTACAGCAATATGAAATCATCCCAACGATATCGACTAATACGTATTTTCAGCATTTCACGAAAATCCCATAAATTGTTATAAATCCACCATTCTCGTATTGCTTCTAGTTAGTAGTTCGAATGGCAAGCGGGTTGGGTTTTCCGCAAACGGCACCATCAGTGCACCCACTCAAAGGGGTATTAAAACAGTATATGCAGCTTATCGGCAGCTTCATTCATCTCGCAGCACTAGACCGGTATGTGCATCATATACCTACACGTGCTCGGGTCACTCAGCTAGTAGCATCCAGTTTTATCTAAGTAGTGTTGAAACAAGCAGCGGATAACCATCATGGAGTTCCAAACGAAAACATTCCGCAGATTAGGATTCATTTACGCCGTACTTTGTTTCATCGGCTCCTCATTTGGAGTGGTTATCTTTTTCAAACAGTTGGTGGAATATGAATCTTTTTGTGCAAAAGTATTCTGCGGAGGTTAGACTAGctattttatttatgtttaccGAGTAAtatctctgtttttttttttcaggaaacGAATTCATGATCGTTACCACCATCAAGATGCTCGTGTTCGTACTATCCGCGACAGTTTCTGTGTTTCTCAAACTAGCAATCGATGAAACTGAACTTACCTATATATACATCTTCAAGGCGTTTATGATTACGAGAAATCTCGTCCTGCTTGTCCGTTGGTCAGTCGAAAGTGCCAGCCTTAAAATTGCACAAATACGTGAAACCGACACACCGATGGTTCTTCTGGAAGAAGAATTATCAAAAGTAACCCTTTTGCTACTATCGATTTCAGGTAGGATTATAGTGTTATAATTTATGATTTTGCCAGTGATTTAATCGGGGGGTTTTACGCTTCATAAACAGTTGTGTTTGGAGTGGAAATGTGGATCACCAATGGTATTCAACGGTACGTGGAACGAGCTTCGCGCGATGAGGAATCGCATGATATTATTTAGCGGAATGTGAAAAATCCAAACTGCCATGACTCACGTTTAgtcaataattattttttcgtaAGAGTGCGTTTCATATTTCCAGTTTGTAGAAAATTTCAATAAGCGTGAAATAGCTTTCATTATAACAACACTAAAAAAGCTAGGACTAGAGTTTGGTTCGACATTAGCAAGTAACAATAATATTGCCATTAATACGAGAATGTGGAGTCTGACAGCCAGAAAAGATAATATTCTAGtgttaaaaattattatttgataTGAGACTTCTAGTCATACTGCCATAGTGATCTCAGAAATAATTTGTATTTTATTGTAACCTAGTAATTGTAATAGATACGAATTTATTCATACTAACATTTGAACTTCTCAGAAACATTACCAATAGCTTATACAATGAACATATCTCTTCAAAAACTCAACTGCTAAACGGACTAAACGTATACTCGTTACAAAATATATCTAACATTGAAAATAGTATAAATTATTTTTAGTGTTATTTATGttactttgtttaaagaaatcaaattttatatgATCTGCAGTGAAGAtggaaaatatattaaataataaagtgAAGATTGAAAATATATTAAATCAAAGGATACCATTTCCTTaccttttttttcatctaaactaaattttgatgacaataaaatgaattaaaaccCTTTTTTTCGTGTGTAATGTAGCACAAAGAAATCCAAAAAACCTCTACTACGTGGTATTGAATACTTTTCGCATAATATCTTTAAAACACTTGGTCACACCTAAATCTGATTACTTACTcggaccattttcgatttgctcTCGAGCTTATTTAAGGGATTTCTATTAACGTCATATCTGCTGCTAAAATAATTGTATCGGATATCACAAAAACATTTGCTTCTCACTGTTTATGTTCGCTTTACGACAGAAAGAGGGCACTTGGAACAACAGAAGCGCCATCTCACTTCGTTTATGTCATGATGCTTTCATACAAGTTTTGTCCCTGCTACGCTACGTTCTGTCTGTAGCGATCCTCTCCTACACCAACATAATCTATGTTTTGGTCATAGATACACGTAGCGTTCACAACGTTCGTGATGAGCATTACCAACATTTAATATGATCGGGTAAGTGCAAAATATGTTCCAATTATAAAAAACGTTAACCGTTAATTTACGAAAAACATCGAATCAAATTCAttgatataatatatataattacTAAACGTTATTCAACATCGTGAAAGTACAGACTCACCTTTATAAGCTCATCTTGACGAATAGCGATAGTACAACTACAACGT encodes:
- the LOC129726172 gene encoding uncharacterized protein LOC129726172, which translates into the protein MEFQTKTFRRLGFIYAVLCFIGSSFGVVIFFKQLVEYESFCAKVFCGGNEFMIVTTIKMLVFVLSATVSVFLKLAIDETELTYIYIFKAFMITRNLVLLVRWSVESASLKIAQIRETDTPMVLLEEELSKVTLLLLSISVVFGVEMWITNGIQRYVERASRDEESHDII